The sequence GTGATGCTCCGGGTGAGTGTGGAGCAGGTCCAAGAGCGTTTCCAGCAGGTTGCCACCAGGTGCCGCCAGCAGATGCAGGCACTGGTCACTGCAATCGGCGTGGAGGACATCCAGGTTGAGTACCTTATCCGGGAGGGCAAGCCTGAGGATGTGATTCTCAAGACGGCCCAGGACATCACCGCCCGGCTCCAGAAGCCTAACTTGCCGCTGGTCGTCATGGGGACCAATGGCAGGGATAGTCTCATGGACCGGCTGCTGGGAACGGTGGCCGAACACGTGGTCCGGCAGGCCCCCTGTCCCGTGCTGGTCATACCATATATATCCGAAGGGTAGCCAATGACTTTGGCAGACATCACCAGTACTTTGCCGGAACTGGCCCTGGTAGCCACGGCCCTTGTGCTTCTCATCTTGGAGGTATTCCGAGAGCCGCCCCGGGTACATTTCGCTGGGGTGGCAATGGCAGGGATCGCGGCGGCTTTGGCCCTGGAACTCGCTTTTCCAGCTACAGGCCAGTTCTACAATGGGATGATCCTGGTGAATCACTTCTCCCGGTTTTTCGACGTGGTATTTCTGATCACGGCAGCCGCCACTATGCTCATCGCTATCCCCTACCTGCGGAAGACCCTGGAAGAGCGAGGAGAGTATTACGCCCTCCTCCTGTTCGCTACCATCGGTATGATGTTCATGGCCAAGGCCCACGACCTGACTATTGTCTTCCTGGGGCTGGAGCTGCTGTCGATTCCATTGTATATCCTGGTTGGATTCTATCGGCATCGAGTGCGGTCCAATGAGGCGGGGCTGAAGTATCTCCTCCTGGGGGCCTTTTCTACCGGTTTCTTTCTCTTTGGCATTGCCCTCATTTACGGCAGTACCGGTGCAACCCACTACGATGCCATCAGACAATCCATCGTTTCCGGTGAGCACCTTTCTCCAGCCCTGACGCTGGCGGGCTTCGGTCTTCTGATGGTGGGATTTGCCTTCAAGGTGGCCCTGGCGCCGTTCCATATGTACGCACCGGACGTCTACGAAGGGGCCCCCACATCCATTACGGCCTTTTTGAGCACTGGTCCCAAGGTAGCCGGGTTCGCTGCCTTCTTGAAAGTTATCGTCATCTCCTTCGCGGCTACTACCCAGCACTGGTGGGGTGTGGTATGGGTTCTGGCCGTCCTCACCATGACGGTGGGGAATATTACCGCGATTCTGCAGGACAACCTGAAGCGGATGCTGGCCTTTTCTAGCGTGGCTCATGCTGGTTATCTGGCAGTGGCGGTGCTGGTAGGTACTTACGATAGTGCTTTGGGTATGATGTATTACGTGGCGGTTTATGCGGCTACCACCCTGGGCGCCTTTGGTGTAGTGGCGCTCATTGAGGGG is a genomic window of Candidatus Neomarinimicrobiota bacterium containing:
- a CDS encoding universal stress protein, yielding MFSDILCATDLSPRSDEALRVAVHVAAKYNARLTILNVHEEFMDKGEMVMLRVSVEQVQERFQQVATRCRQQMQALVTAIGVEDIQVEYLIREGKPEDVILKTAQDITARLQKPNLPLVVMGTNGRDSLMDRLLGTVAEHVVRQAPCPVLVIPYISEG
- a CDS encoding NADH-quinone oxidoreductase subunit N, producing the protein MTLADITSTLPELALVATALVLLILEVFREPPRVHFAGVAMAGIAAALALELAFPATGQFYNGMILVNHFSRFFDVVFLITAAATMLIAIPYLRKTLEERGEYYALLLFATIGMMFMAKAHDLTIVFLGLELLSIPLYILVGFYRHRVRSNEAGLKYLLLGAFSTGFFLFGIALIYGSTGATHYDAIRQSIVSGEHLSPALTLAGFGLLMVGFAFKVALAPFHMYAPDVYEGAPTSITAFLSTGPKVAGFAAFLKVIVISFAATTQHWWGVVWVLAVLTMTVGNITAILQDNLKRMLAFSSVAHAGYLAVAVLVGTYDSALGMMYYVAVYAATTLGAFGVVALIEGDEESNLDIDSYRGLARRNPYLAGVFALAMVSLAGFPPTAGFLGKYFVFNAAVDEGYVWLVVIAVLNSLISVYYYLRPVVAMYMQKPTDETPILLPRVAAPVFLLLVLVVLGFGIFPMALVKNSVSAAGSLF